A section of the Oryzias latipes chromosome 8, ASM223467v1 genome encodes:
- the cnp gene encoding 2',3'-cyclic-nucleotide 3'-phosphodiesterase → MDTEKSEVLDMPEAPNQEEVAVMENREEKVEPEKPAAAVEAPEQSPVNDQAEEEVAGQIAEENQENTEILVDEDAKKSEGVELVAPSEPDNSTEKASDPVAAAEQPSVPENNPELPTLQTHLAEGAPEPEPEKSAEPAPVTEVQEQAVLSKAVEQQPAAEPSTKQETKEEPAVGEELSSEKPAQAAASEEGSAEGGKGDSAQSGKEIHAQSASVMAAEPAQAEGVQSEPKEAQKEDVAPASGSLSFALLNQEQTKDALKVSRTLVVLRGLPGSGKSFLARAIADSYKDLCSVISADAHGIKPENPEQSTEGYKALDEAVVTCCKEGGASSVLIVVDDTNHIHDRVARLWEMAEEHNLVLIFLEPQTEWRLDVAQLAKKTKRQLDEAKLEAMKVQHEELSLPLYFGWFLLPAVQEKIRCTSMDFLKTLDTLEAFKKHLIDFTGKAEKEVDLEQYYKANGTLHCTTKFCNYGKVEGSKEYAQNPAVRSAYGSVFELSLTALFVTPRTAGARVSLTEEQLLLWPADAEKEVESAVAAAASLPQGSRAHITLGCAEGTEPVQTGVDLLQILALQKEGQQGEPLEMELGSLIYYGEGRWMLTLREPIAVPACFSSFYAYKEQEPPKKEPEKKKQKKCSIL, encoded by the exons ATGGATACTGAGAAGAGTGAGGTTTTAGACATGCCGGAGGCTCCGAATCAAGAGGAGGTGGCGGTTATGGAAAATCGAGAGGAAAAAGTGGAGCCTGAGAAACCAGCAGCTGCTGTCGAAGCTCCCGAGCAGTCGCCAGTAAATGATCAAGCTGAAGAAGAAGTGGCAGGACAGATTGCAGAAGAAAACCAGGAAAATACGGAAATTCTGGTTGATGAAGACGCCAAAAAGTCAGAAGGTGTGGAGTTGGTGGCCCCATCTGAACCAGATAACTCGACCGAAAAGGCTTCTGACCCAGTTGCTGCTGCCGAACAACCGTCTGTGCCAGAGAACAATCCAGAGCTCCCGACTTTACAAACTCATCTGGCAGAAGGTGCTCCTGAACCGGAGCCAGAGAAATCAGCAGAACCAGCTCCGGTAACTGAAGTGCAAGAGCAAGCGGTGCTTTCAAAAGCTGTGGAACAGCAGCCAGCTGCAGAACCATCCACCAAACAGGAGACCAAGGAGGAACCAGCAGTGGGGGAAGAGCTTTCCTCAGAAAAGCCAGCACAAGCTGCTGCGTCAGAGGAGGGATCAGCTGAGGGTGGAAAAGGTGACTCGGCTCAGTCTGGAAAGGAAATCCATGCTCAGTCTGCTTCTGTAATGGCAGCTGAGCCAGCACAAGCTGAAGGTGTTCAATCAGAACCAAAAGAGGCTCAGAAGGAAGATGTGGCTCCAGCTTCTGGCTCACTGTCTTTTGCccttttgaatcaggagcagaccaaagaTGCCTTGAAAGTCTCTCGTACCCTTGTGGTCCTCAGAGGCCTTCCAGGAAGCGGCAAGAGCTTTCTGGCCCGTGCCATAGCAGATTCCTATAAAGACCTCTGCTCTGTGATCTCTGCCGACGCCCACGGCATAAAGCCAGAAAATCCAGAGCAGTCCACAGAGGGGTACAAAGCTCTGGATGAAGCTGTGGTCACCTGCTGCAAGGAAGGCGGAGCCTCATCTGTGCTAATAGTGGTGGATGACACCAACCACATCCACGACCGCGTGGCCCGCTTGTGGGAGATGGCTGAGGAGCACAACCTGGTTTTGATCTTCCTGGAGCCACAAACTGAGTGGAGACTAGATGTCGCACAGTTGGCAAAGAAGACGAAGCGCCAACTGGACGAGGCCAAACTGGAGGCAATGAAAGTCCAGCACGAGGAATTGTCCCTTCCTCTTTACTTTGGCTGGTTTCTCCTGCCAGCGGTGCAGGAGAAGATCCGGTGCACATCCATGGACTTCCTGAAAACTCTGGACACGCTGGAAGCCTTCAAGAAACACCTGATTGACT tcaCAGGAAAAGCTGAGAAGGAGGTGGATCTGGAGCAGTACTACAAAGCCAATGGGACTTTGCACTGCACCACAAAGTTCTGCAACTATGGAAAAGTAGAGGGTTCCAAAGAGTATGCACAAAATCCA GCGGTTAGAAGTGCCTATGGGTCGGTGTTTGAGCTGTCGCTGACTGCTCTCTTTGTCACCCCTCGCACCGCGGGGGCCAGAGTGAGCCTCACCGAGGAGCAGCTTCTCCTGTGGCCAGCTGATGCTGAGAAGGAGGTGGAGTCGGCCGTCGCCGCAGCCGCCTCCCTGCCCCAGGGAAGTCGCGCCCACATCACTCTGGGCTGCGCAGAGGGCACAGAGCCCGTTCAGACGGGGGTAGATCTGCTCCAAATCCTTGCGCTGCAGAAAGAGGGCCAGCAGGGGGAGCCGCTTGAGATGGAGCTGGGCTCGTTGATCTATTATGGTGAAGGAAGGTGGATGCTCACACTCAGAGAGCCCATTGCCGTTCCCGCCTGTTTTTCCAGCTTTTATGCATACAAGGAGCAAGAGCCACCCAAAAAGGAACCAGAGAAGAAGAAGCAAAAGAAGTGTTCCATACTGTAA
- the ttc25 gene encoding tetratricopeptide repeat protein 25 isoform X1, protein MSETREDLQQKRPQSFSTLVSAGKQLLHKREYRRAQSSFTAILDLKPEDKECLIGRSNCYLNTGQLQNALRDAELSLKHDKSFPEGVYQKAKVLFYMGEFEFSLVFYHRGQSIRTQMQCFTLGIKKAQEAIKNAVGDSTNVKLKVGGDLSFLENEEARLRPISVVENLMEEEKNEAPKSFRIEKATKHLMGDFVDHKKFLEDLMKDEDLMKEKTKSGEQVQDIIQDSLVSIETYIEICNQENIVAPQEKKPQHQEVKHSTTSKFKEFPLKTLREIDAGTSGQQYFLLVILEEKIYFFFWILALESGNAENSLKKAKGVLKFVERRSKTEFPHKKLLLGSLHSSIGNALLYQGELDKALEHHQKELDLAEQCKLPEAKSRALDNLGQTYAQSGNFAEAIELWKKRIPLVPSGLEKVWLLHEIGCFYLQLHRYEEAKEYAILSVAEAAEIPDVKWKMNASVLMAQSELRLGNFKSSVSHFETALVHARLQDDDSALNAIQKALEEAKQHIRK, encoded by the exons ATGTCGGAGACTCGAGAAGACCTCCAACAGAAAAGGCCACAGAGTTTTTCAACTTTGGTGTCTGCTGGAAAGCAGCTGCTGCACAAGCGGGAATACAGAAGAGCCCAAAGCAGCTTCACTGCG ATATTAGATTTAAAACCAGAGGATAAGGAATGCTTGATCGGACGGTCCAACTGTTATCTAAACACGGGTCAACTCCAGAACGCCCTGAGGGATGCTGAGCTGTCCCTCAAACATGACAAGTCCTTTCCTGAG gggGTCTACCAAAAAGCTAAAGTTCTGTTCTACATGGGAGAATTTGAATTTTCGTTGGTGTTTTACCACAGAGGACAAAGCATTCGCACGCAGATGCAGTGCTTCACGCTGGGTATCAAGAAAGCTCAGGAGGCCATTAAAAACGCAGTTGGTG attcCACCAATGTCAAACTGAAGGTTGGAGGAGACTTGTCATTTCTTGAGAATGAGGAGGCG AGGTTACGGCCAATCAGTGTCGTTGAGAATCTGatggaagaggagaaaaatgaggCTCCAAAGTCCTTCAGGATCGAGAAGGCAACCAAACATCTGATGGGGGATTTTGTCGACCATAAAAAGTTTCTTGAAGACCTGATGAAAGATGAAG ATTTGATGAAGGAAAAGACAAAGAGTGGAGAACAAGTACAAGACATAATTCAGGACAGCCTCGTTTCAATTGAGACCTATATAGAGATCTGTAACCAAGAAAATATAGTCGCCCCCCAAGAAAAGAAGCCTCAGCATCAGGAGGTTAAGCATTCCACGACTTCTAAGTTTAAGGAGTTCCCGCTGAAGACCCTCCGAGAAATAGATGCAGGTACATCCGGTCAACAATATTTCCTGTTGGTcattttagaggaaaaaatatactttttcttttggattttagcGCTGGAATCTGGAAATGCAGAAAATAGCCTCAAGAAGGCGAAAGGAGTCCTGAAGTTTGTAGAGAGGCGGTCAAAGACAGAGTTTCCCCATAAAAAGCTGCTTCTGGGCAGTTTGCACAGCTCTATTGGAAACGCTTTGCTTTACCAAGGAGAACTGGACAAGGCCTTGGAGCATCATCAAAAGGAGCTTGATTTGGCAGAGCAATG cAAACTTCCAGAAGCAAAATCCAGGGCTCTAGATAACTTAGGGCAAACATATGCTCAAAGTGGAAACTTTGCAGAAGCAATTGAgct ATGGAAGAAGAGGATTCCTTTGGTCCCCAGTGGTTTGGAGAAAGTCTGGTTGTTGCATGAGATCGGCTGTTTTTACTTGCAGCTTCATCGCTATGAAGAAGCCAAAGAATACGCCATCCTTTCTGTTGCCGAGGCAGCTGAGATCCCAGATGTAAAGTGGAAGATGAACGCCAGTGTTCTGATGGCACAGTCAGAAT tgAGGCTTGGAAATTTCAAATCGTCAGTGTCCCATTTTGAAACGGCTTTAGTTCATGCCAGACTTCAAGATGATGACTCTGCCCTGAATGCCATCCAAAAG GCTCTTGAAGAAGCAAAGCAACACATCAGAAAGTGA
- the ttc25 gene encoding tetratricopeptide repeat protein 25 isoform X2: MSETREDLQQKRPQSFSTLVSAGKQLLHKREYRRAQSSFTAILDLKPEDKECLIGRSNCYLNTGQLQNALRDAELSLKHDKSFPEGVYQKAKVLFYMGEFEFSLVFYHRGQSIRTQMQCFTLGIKKAQEAIKNAVGDSTNVKLKVGGDLSFLENEEARLRPISVVENLMEEEKNEAPKSFRIEKATKHLMGDFVDHKKFLEDLMKDEDLMKEKTKSGEQVQDIIQDSLVSIETYIEICNQENIVAPQEKKPQHQEVKHSTTSKFKEFPLKTLREIDAALESGNAENSLKKAKGVLKFVERRSKTEFPHKKLLLGSLHSSIGNALLYQGELDKALEHHQKELDLAEQCKLPEAKSRALDNLGQTYAQSGNFAEAIELWKKRIPLVPSGLEKVWLLHEIGCFYLQLHRYEEAKEYAILSVAEAAEIPDVKWKMNASVLMAQSELRLGNFKSSVSHFETALVHARLQDDDSALNAIQKALEEAKQHIRK, encoded by the exons ATGTCGGAGACTCGAGAAGACCTCCAACAGAAAAGGCCACAGAGTTTTTCAACTTTGGTGTCTGCTGGAAAGCAGCTGCTGCACAAGCGGGAATACAGAAGAGCCCAAAGCAGCTTCACTGCG ATATTAGATTTAAAACCAGAGGATAAGGAATGCTTGATCGGACGGTCCAACTGTTATCTAAACACGGGTCAACTCCAGAACGCCCTGAGGGATGCTGAGCTGTCCCTCAAACATGACAAGTCCTTTCCTGAG gggGTCTACCAAAAAGCTAAAGTTCTGTTCTACATGGGAGAATTTGAATTTTCGTTGGTGTTTTACCACAGAGGACAAAGCATTCGCACGCAGATGCAGTGCTTCACGCTGGGTATCAAGAAAGCTCAGGAGGCCATTAAAAACGCAGTTGGTG attcCACCAATGTCAAACTGAAGGTTGGAGGAGACTTGTCATTTCTTGAGAATGAGGAGGCG AGGTTACGGCCAATCAGTGTCGTTGAGAATCTGatggaagaggagaaaaatgaggCTCCAAAGTCCTTCAGGATCGAGAAGGCAACCAAACATCTGATGGGGGATTTTGTCGACCATAAAAAGTTTCTTGAAGACCTGATGAAAGATGAAG ATTTGATGAAGGAAAAGACAAAGAGTGGAGAACAAGTACAAGACATAATTCAGGACAGCCTCGTTTCAATTGAGACCTATATAGAGATCTGTAACCAAGAAAATATAGTCGCCCCCCAAGAAAAGAAGCCTCAGCATCAGGAGGTTAAGCATTCCACGACTTCTAAGTTTAAGGAGTTCCCGCTGAAGACCCTCCGAGAAATAGATGCAG cGCTGGAATCTGGAAATGCAGAAAATAGCCTCAAGAAGGCGAAAGGAGTCCTGAAGTTTGTAGAGAGGCGGTCAAAGACAGAGTTTCCCCATAAAAAGCTGCTTCTGGGCAGTTTGCACAGCTCTATTGGAAACGCTTTGCTTTACCAAGGAGAACTGGACAAGGCCTTGGAGCATCATCAAAAGGAGCTTGATTTGGCAGAGCAATG cAAACTTCCAGAAGCAAAATCCAGGGCTCTAGATAACTTAGGGCAAACATATGCTCAAAGTGGAAACTTTGCAGAAGCAATTGAgct ATGGAAGAAGAGGATTCCTTTGGTCCCCAGTGGTTTGGAGAAAGTCTGGTTGTTGCATGAGATCGGCTGTTTTTACTTGCAGCTTCATCGCTATGAAGAAGCCAAAGAATACGCCATCCTTTCTGTTGCCGAGGCAGCTGAGATCCCAGATGTAAAGTGGAAGATGAACGCCAGTGTTCTGATGGCACAGTCAGAAT tgAGGCTTGGAAATTTCAAATCGTCAGTGTCCCATTTTGAAACGGCTTTAGTTCATGCCAGACTTCAAGATGATGACTCTGCCCTGAATGCCATCCAAAAG GCTCTTGAAGAAGCAAAGCAACACATCAGAAAGTGA
- the dnajc7 gene encoding dnaJ homolog subfamily C member 7, with translation MATENCDAVNTEPDMELLSDEELEREAEGFKEQGNAFYVKKDYAEAFNYYTKAIDMCPRNPSYYGNRAATLMMLCRYREALEDAQQAVRLDGNFVKGHLREGKCHLSLGNAMAARRCFQKVLELELENGQAQQEVKNAESILEYERMAEIGFEKRDFRMVVFCMDRALESAPACHKFKILKAECLALLGRYPEAQSVASDILRMDSTNADALYVRGLCLYYEDCIDKAVQFFVQALRMAPDHDKARLACRDAKALKAKKEEGNKAFKDGNFEAAYELYSEALTIDPNNIKTNAKLYCNRATVGSKLKKLDQAIEDCTKAIKLDETYIKAYLRRAQCYMDTELYEEAVRDYEKVYQTEKTKEHKHLLKTAQLELKKSKRKDYYKILGVEKNATEDEIKKAYRKRALLHHPDRHSGASPELQKEEEKKFKEVGEAFSVLSDPKKKSRYDSGQDLEDDGMNMGDFDANNIFKAFFGGPGGFSFEASGPGNFFFQFG, from the exons ATGGCGACGGAAAACTGTGATGCTGTGAACACGGAGCCTGACATGGAACTGCTTAGCGACGAGGAACTGGAAAG AGAAGCGGAGGGCTTCAAAGAGCAAGGCAATGCTTTTTATGTGAAAAAGGATTATGCTGAGGCTTTCAACTATTACACCAAGGCTATTG ATATGTGTCCAAGAAATCCAAGTTACTATGGAAACCGGGCGGCAACACTAATGATGCTGTGTCGGTACAGAGAGGCTTTAGAGGACGCTCAGCAAGCGGTGCGGCTAGACGGCAACTTTGTCAAG GGGCATCTGCGGGAGGGCAAATGCCACCTGTCCCTGGGCAATGCGATGGCTGCCCGACGTTGTTTCCAGAAGGTTTTAGAGCTGGAGCTGGAAAACGGTCAGGCCCAGCAGGAG GTGAAGAATGCTGAATCCATTCTGGAGTATGAGAGAATGGCAGAAATTGGTTTTGAGAAAAGAGACTTCAGAATG GTTGTCTTTTGCATGGATCGTGCCTTAGAGTCAGCCCCAGCTTGTCACAAGTTCAAGATACTGAAAGCCGAGTGTTTAGCCCTGCTGGGACGATACCCAGAGGCCCAGTCAGTGGCCAG TGACATTCTGCGAATGGACTCCACGAATGCAGACGCTCTGTATGTGCGTGGCCTTTGCCTGTACTATGAGGACTGCATCGATAAAGCCGTCCAGTTCTTCGTCCAGGCCCTGCGCATGGCTCCCGATCACGATAAAGCTCGCCTAGCATGCAGA GATGCCAAAGCACTAAAAGCCAAGAAGGAGGAAGGGAACAAGGCGTTTAAAGATGGAAACTTTGAAGCAGCCTATGAGCTTTACTCTGAGGCATTAACAATAGACCCCAACAACATCAAGACTAACGCAAAGCTGTACTGTAACAGAGCCACTGTGGGATCTAAG CTGAAGAAACTAGATCAGGCCATTGAAGACTGCACAAAGGCCATCAAACTGGATGAGACCTACATCAAGGCCTATTTAAGGAGAGCACAGTG CTACATGGACACAGAGCTGTATGAAGAGGCAGTGAGAGACTACGAGAAGGTTTACcagacagaaaagacaaaag aaCACAAGCATCTTTTGAAAACTGCTCAGCTGGAGTTGAAGAAGAGCAAGCGGAAAGATTACTACAAAATACTCGGCGTGGAAAAGAACGCCACAGAGGATGAGATCAAAAAAGCCTACCGCAAACGGGCGCTGTTACACCACCCAG aTCGCCACAGCGGAGCCAGCCCAGAGCTGCaaaaggaagaggagaaaaagtttaaagaagTGGGGGAGGCTTTCAGCGTGCTTTCCGACCCTAAGAAGAAATCTCGCTACGACAGCGGGCAGGATCTTGAGGATGACGGCATGAACATGGGAG ATTTTGacgctaacaacattttcaaGGCTTTTTTTGGAGGCCCAGGAGGTTTTAGTTTTGAAG CATCTGGACCTGGAAATTTCTTCTTCCAGTTTGGTTAA
- the nkiras2 gene encoding NF-kappa-B inhibitor-interacting Ras-like protein 2, protein MGKSCKVVVCGQAAVGKTAILEQLLYANHVAGSEPMETLEDIYIGSIETDRGTKEQVRFYDTRGLREGLEFPRHYFTFADGFVLVYSIDSKESFKRMEALKKDIDRQRDKKEVTIVVLGNKLDKPDERRVDPTYAQNWARNEKVRLFEVSVVDRRTLIEPFVYLASKMTQPQSKSTFPLSRNKNKGGGSTDS, encoded by the exons ATGGGGAAAAGCTGTAAAGTTGTGGTGTGTGGTCAAGCTGCAGTTGGAAAAACTGCCATACTAGAACAGCTGTTGTATGCCAACCATGTTGCAG GTTCGGAGCCAATGGAGACCCTGGAGGACATCTATATTGGCTCCATAGAAACAGACCGTGGCACCAAAGAGCAGGTGCGCTTTTATGACACTCGTGGACTCCGCGAGGGGCTGGAATTTCCCCGGCATTACTTCACTTTTGCCGACGGATTCGTGCTCGTCTACAGCATTGACAGCAAAGAGTCGTTTAAGCGAATGGAGGCGCTTAAGAAGGATATTGATCGTCAAAGAGACAAGAAGGAG GTGACAATCGTTGTGCTGGGAAATAAACTGGACAAGCCAGACGAGAGGAGAGTTGACCCCACCTATGCCCAGAATTGGGCGAGAAATGAGAAGGTCCGTCTGTTTGAAGTGTCGGTGGTAGACCGTCGCACACTCATCGAACCCTTTGTTTATCTGGCCAGCAAAATGACTCAACCACAGAGCAAGTCCA